The Camelina sativa cultivar DH55 chromosome 14, Cs, whole genome shotgun sequence genome includes a window with the following:
- the LOC104741743 gene encoding amyloid beta A4 precursor protein-binding family B member 1-interacting protein-like isoform X1, producing MADQSGGLVMMREYRKGNWTLNETMVLIEAKKMDDERRMRRSIGLPPPEQQQDSRSSNKPAELRWKWIEDYCWRKGCMRSQNQCNDKWDNLMRDYKKVREYERRRVESSFTAAESSSSSAAAAAASAGDTPSYWKMEKSERKERNLPSNMLPQTYQALFEVVENKTLPSSTAATAVTAAVAAAIGSGNGSGGGQLQKVLQQQGLGFVVPKVHQIIHQPPPPPAAVIVSLPPPPSQPPPLQPLPRPLLLPPPPPPSFHAQPILPTKDSSSSDSDTSEYSDTSPAKRRRTMPTTTAGPSGGGVEAEEARRSKRDEEETTVAAALSRSVTVIANAIRESEERQDRRHKEVMSVQERRLKMEESSVEMNREGMDGLVEAINKLASSIFALASSSSSSSARHNNQHQGGPP from the exons atggctgACCAAAGTGGTGGGTTGGTTATGATGAGAGAGTACAGAAAAGGTAATTGGACTCTAAACGAGACCATGGTCCTCATTGAAGCCAAGAAGATGGATGACGAGAGGCGGATGCGACGGTCCATTGGCCTTCCACCGCCGGAGCAGCAACAAGACAGCCGTAGTAGTAATAAACCAGCTGAGCTACGGTGGAAGTGGATAGAAGACTACTGTTGGAGAAAAGGCTGTATGAGGAGTCAGAATCAGTGCAATGACAAATGGGATAATCTCATGAGAGACTACAAAAAGGTTAGAGAGTACGAGAGACGAAGGGTAGAATCGTCTTTTACCGCCGCTGAGTCGTCTTCATCTTCAGCTGCTGCTGCCGCCGCCTCTGCTGGGGATACGCCGTCGTACTGGAAGATGGAGAAAAGtgagaggaaagagagaaacttgCCGAGTAATATGTTGCCTCAGACATACCAAGCTTTGTTCGAAGTGGTTGAGAACAAAACGCTGCCTTCTTCCACCGCAGCAACCGCCGTGACCGCTGCTGTTGCTGCCGCTATTGGAAGTGGAAACGGTTCGGGCGGTGGACAGTTACAAAAAGTGTTACAACAACAAGGTTTAGGATTTGTTGTTCCAAAAGTACATCAAATCATTCAtcagcctcctcctcctcctgctgcTGTTATAGTATCCCTTCCTCCGCCACCGTCTCAACCACCGCCGCTGCAGCCGTTACCACGACCACTACTTCTGCCACCGCCTCCACCGCCTTCTTTTCATGCTCAGCCAATACTGCCCACA AAGGATAGTAGTAGCTCAGATTCTGATACAAGTGAGTATTCAGACACATCTCCGGCGAAGAGAAGGAGAACAATGCCGACCACAACCGCCGGTCCTAGTGGTGGCGGTGTAGAAGCGGAGGAGGCTAGACGCAgtaagagagatgaagaagagacgaCAGTGGCAGCTGCGTTATCAAGAAGTGTGACTGTGATTGCAAACGCGATTAGGGAGAGTGAGGAGAGACAAGATCGGAGACATAAGGAAGTGATGAGTGTACAAGAGAGGAGACTAAAGATGGAAGAATCTAGTGTTGAGATGAACAGAGAAGGCATGGATGGATTAGTGGAAGCCATTAATAAGCTAGCGAGCTCCATTTTTGccttagcttcttcttcatcatcttcatctgctCGCCATAATAATCAACATCAAGGAGGTCCACCATAA
- the LOC104743685 gene encoding trihelix transcription factor ASR3-like, producing MADQSGGLVMMREYRKGNWTLNETMVLIEAKKMDDERRMRRSIGLPPPEQQQDSRSSNKPAELRWKWIEDYCWRKGCMRSQNQCNDKWDNLMRDYKKVREYERRRVESSFTAAESSSSSAAAAAASAGDTPSYWKMEKSERKERNLPSNMLPQTYQALFEVVENKTLPSSTAATAVTAAVAAAIGSGNGSGGGQLQKVLQQQGLGFVVPKVHQIIHQPPPPPAAVIVSLPPPPSQPPPLQPLPRPLLLPPPPPPSFHAQPILPTVGTFFLSLLNF from the coding sequence atggctgACCAAAGTGGTGGGTTGGTTATGATGAGAGAGTACAGAAAAGGTAATTGGACTCTAAACGAGACCATGGTCCTCATTGAAGCCAAGAAGATGGATGACGAGAGGCGGATGCGACGGTCCATTGGCCTTCCACCGCCGGAGCAGCAACAAGACAGCCGTAGTAGTAATAAACCAGCTGAGCTACGGTGGAAGTGGATAGAAGACTACTGTTGGAGAAAAGGCTGTATGAGGAGTCAGAATCAGTGCAATGACAAATGGGATAATCTCATGAGAGACTACAAAAAGGTTAGAGAGTACGAGAGACGAAGGGTAGAATCGTCTTTTACCGCCGCTGAGTCGTCTTCATCTTCAGCTGCTGCTGCCGCCGCCTCTGCTGGGGATACGCCGTCGTACTGGAAGATGGAGAAAAGtgagaggaaagagagaaacttgCCGAGTAATATGTTGCCTCAGACATACCAAGCTTTGTTCGAAGTGGTTGAGAACAAAACGCTGCCTTCTTCCACCGCAGCAACCGCCGTGACCGCTGCTGTTGCTGCCGCTATTGGAAGTGGAAACGGTTCGGGCGGTGGACAGTTACAAAAAGTGTTACAACAACAAGGTTTAGGATTTGTTGTTCCAAAAGTACATCAAATCATTCAtcagcctcctcctcctcctgctgcTGTTATAGTATCCCTTCCTCCGCCACCGTCTCAACCACCGCCGCTGCAGCCGTTACCACGACCACTACTTCTGCCACCGCCTCCACCGCCTTCTTTTCATGCTCAGCCAATACTGCCCACAGTAGGtaccttctttctctctcttcttaactTCTAG
- the LOC104741743 gene encoding amyloid beta A4 precursor protein-binding family B member 1-interacting protein-like isoform X2, giving the protein MADQSGGLVMMREYRKGNWTLNETMVLIEAKKMDDERRMRRSIGLPPPEQQQDSRSSNKPAELRWKWIEDYCWRKGCMRSQNQCNDKWDNLMRDYKKVREYERRRVESSFTAAESSSSSAAAAAASAGDTPSYWKMEKSERKERNLPSNMLPQTYQALFEVVENKTLPSSTAATAVTAAVAAAIGSGNGSGGGQLQKVLQQQGLGFVVPKVHQIIHQPPPPPAAVIVSLPPPPSQPPPLQPLPRPLLLPPPPPPSFHAQPILPTDSSSSDSDTSEYSDTSPAKRRRTMPTTTAGPSGGGVEAEEARRSKRDEEETTVAAALSRSVTVIANAIRESEERQDRRHKEVMSVQERRLKMEESSVEMNREGMDGLVEAINKLASSIFALASSSSSSSARHNNQHQGGPP; this is encoded by the exons atggctgACCAAAGTGGTGGGTTGGTTATGATGAGAGAGTACAGAAAAGGTAATTGGACTCTAAACGAGACCATGGTCCTCATTGAAGCCAAGAAGATGGATGACGAGAGGCGGATGCGACGGTCCATTGGCCTTCCACCGCCGGAGCAGCAACAAGACAGCCGTAGTAGTAATAAACCAGCTGAGCTACGGTGGAAGTGGATAGAAGACTACTGTTGGAGAAAAGGCTGTATGAGGAGTCAGAATCAGTGCAATGACAAATGGGATAATCTCATGAGAGACTACAAAAAGGTTAGAGAGTACGAGAGACGAAGGGTAGAATCGTCTTTTACCGCCGCTGAGTCGTCTTCATCTTCAGCTGCTGCTGCCGCCGCCTCTGCTGGGGATACGCCGTCGTACTGGAAGATGGAGAAAAGtgagaggaaagagagaaacttgCCGAGTAATATGTTGCCTCAGACATACCAAGCTTTGTTCGAAGTGGTTGAGAACAAAACGCTGCCTTCTTCCACCGCAGCAACCGCCGTGACCGCTGCTGTTGCTGCCGCTATTGGAAGTGGAAACGGTTCGGGCGGTGGACAGTTACAAAAAGTGTTACAACAACAAGGTTTAGGATTTGTTGTTCCAAAAGTACATCAAATCATTCAtcagcctcctcctcctcctgctgcTGTTATAGTATCCCTTCCTCCGCCACCGTCTCAACCACCGCCGCTGCAGCCGTTACCACGACCACTACTTCTGCCACCGCCTCCACCGCCTTCTTTTCATGCTCAGCCAATACTGCCCACA GATAGTAGTAGCTCAGATTCTGATACAAGTGAGTATTCAGACACATCTCCGGCGAAGAGAAGGAGAACAATGCCGACCACAACCGCCGGTCCTAGTGGTGGCGGTGTAGAAGCGGAGGAGGCTAGACGCAgtaagagagatgaagaagagacgaCAGTGGCAGCTGCGTTATCAAGAAGTGTGACTGTGATTGCAAACGCGATTAGGGAGAGTGAGGAGAGACAAGATCGGAGACATAAGGAAGTGATGAGTGTACAAGAGAGGAGACTAAAGATGGAAGAATCTAGTGTTGAGATGAACAGAGAAGGCATGGATGGATTAGTGGAAGCCATTAATAAGCTAGCGAGCTCCATTTTTGccttagcttcttcttcatcatcttcatctgctCGCCATAATAATCAACATCAAGGAGGTCCACCATAA
- the LOC104741741 gene encoding transmembrane protein 56-B produces MSTTSLQTIGAIKSYHHQAQHLVKNYLLADPFIPYTSVLTGIFLCKVVYDLCHFISNSHSKTFIILTKIQRIEWNNRGISTVHAIFISALSLYFVFWSDLFSDRWHNDLVVFRSSRLSSLGLGISIGYFIADLGMIFWKYPSLGGIEYIVHHSLSGVAVAYSLFSGEGQLYTYMVLISEITTPEINLRWYLDTAGMKKSLAYVVNGVFIFLAWLVARILLFIYMFYHVYLHYNQVMRMHIFGYVLVFGVPAALGVMNLVWFGKIVRGVKKTLAKRCEC; encoded by the exons ATGTCGACGACGTCTTTGCAAACGATTGGTGCTATTAAGTCATATCATCACCAAGCTCAGCATTTGGTTAAGAACTATCTACTAGCTGATCCCTTTATTCCTTACACTTCTGTTCTCACCGGCATTTTCCTTTGCAAAGTG GTGTATGATCTTTGTCATTTTATCAGCAACTCACATTCTAAGACTTTTATCATCCTCACTAAAATCCAAAGAATCGAATGGAATAAccg GGGTATCTCAACAGTTCATGCTATATTTATCTCGGCTCTGTCcctgtattttgttttctggtcCGACCTCTTTTCTGATAGGTGGCATAATGATCTTGTTGTTTTCCGGAGCTCACGGCTTTCCTCTCTTGGTTTAGGG atatcTATTGGTTACTTCATTGCTGATCTTGGGATGATCTTCTGGAAGTATCCTTCTTTGGGTGGGATCGAGTAT ATTGTGCATCACTCGTTATCGGGGGTAGCAGTCGCCTACTCTTTGTTTTCTGGGGAAGGACAGTTGTATACCTACATGGTCCTCATCTCAGAGATTACAACACCAGAGATCAACTTGAGATG GTACCTGGACACCGCTGGTATGAAGAAGTCATTGGCATATGTTGTTAATGGCGTTTTCATCTTCTTGGCCTGGCTG GTTGCTAGAATCCTACTGTTCATATACATGTTTTATCATGTCTATCTCCACTACAACCAG GTCATGAGGATGCACATCTTCGGTTACGTTTTGGTATTCGGGGTACCAGCTGCGCTTGGTGTCATGAACTTGGTATGGTTCGGGAAGATTGTGAGAGGGGTAAAGAAAACATTAGCTAAGAGATGTGAATGTTGA